From a single Stigmatopora nigra isolate UIUO_SnigA chromosome 21, RoL_Snig_1.1, whole genome shotgun sequence genomic region:
- the LOC144214972 gene encoding LOW QUALITY PROTEIN: FH1/FH2 domain-containing protein 3-like (The sequence of the model RefSeq protein was modified relative to this genomic sequence to represent the inferred CDS: substituted 1 base at 1 genomic stop codon), with translation MATLVCRVQFLDDTDPFNSTNFPEPTRPPLYTFREDIPLINQLAGIHRLLKAPHKLDDCALQLSHNGTYLDLESSLAEQRDELEGFQQDDTGSRGKKHSVVLRTQLTVRVHACIEKLYNSSGRDLRRALFSLKQIFQDDKDLVHEFVIAEGLTCLIKVGAEADQNYQNYILRALGQIMLYVDGMNGVIGHNDTIEWLYTLVGSKFRLVVKTAMKLLLVFVEYSESNAPHLIDAIATVDSKRGCKAWSSAMEILQEKDGVDTELLVYAMTLINKTLAALPDQDSFYDMVDGLEEQGMETVAQRHLARKGTDLDLVEQLNIYESTLRHEDSDDDAQPPPTGRRDRRRASIGSGDKRCGLERRRSRRASLGRSGQASPCSPASPQRAGFHPFGGQRAEEMSERDEEYEAGLEKVHEEEDEPALTESDSDENDEAFLSSQSSSSSVRHLPSIIQRTIQSITITSKPLHDPDLGNWKEALGSPPMPTSPPPPPMPSPLSPPSLLAALLAKKRVTSTVPATKEISPPLRGSSQPSPERPLYTPHSPFHLFSYDMDEETSPSKAYVEANDTASARNGSFPSYSSHGTPTSPRPPLGGLLSSSYRQHQESLAAERERRRVEREERLQKIEREERNKHSRGYVDKMEEARMAREERYKNVERLAAEEYEKERVPRGPRTHPPDLELTFEPSETWSSSRRGSTPSSTASQEDCQADNEAEPTSSPCATPETGEADDSGDGVEAEEKEVEDKEPEEEPEEEKGEAEEEVESEEESEVPAKKENEEVEEESEIPATNEQEEAEEDSGILSDKERQNEEVNEKDNCSASSISSASSTLEREERGSGENGESGPLKNARKTLSIFXWFALHFSALKEGVNKPCGKLLDSKLFMLDMLYSQNKKSPEDEDEAEMEKEEREEEEEEETRKDADGRPGDASPDDNREEKSEQRGSIRLFAERFGNLIKDMGCPHPHSDGQSGEPLPVGPPKKESDTIWDQLLASPRELRIGDINFTDLTEEDDTDVLNGPLVGSCGDLQPPPPPPLPPFPSMSLPAFPPPPPVLGTCPVAPPVMLPPPPPPTFNLFMPPPPPEPPLFGKKKKTIRLFWNEVRPESPNKDYKRSRDSVWSELDSVKLDTAKLEHLFESKSKEMPVTKKTAADGKRQEVIVLDSKRSNAINIGLTVLPPPRTIKTAILNFDEYALNKEGIEKILTMIPTEEEKQKIQEAQLANPDTPLGSAEQFLLTLSSISELSARLQLWAFKMDYEATEKEVAEPLQDLKEGMEQLEKNKTLRYILSTLLAIGNFLNGTNAKGFELTYLQKVPEVKDTVHKQSLLHHVCSVVVENFPQSTDLYSEIGAITRSAKVDFNLLQENLGQMERRCKASWDHLKVIAKHEMKPLLKQKMSDFLKDCAERIIILEIVHRRIINRFHSFLLFLGHPSYSARDVSVHRFSKILSEFALEYRTTRDRVLQQKQKRADHRERNKTRGKMILDVSVSCQTDANSSPRGAQSDDEEESESGRYGPSSAPSGCHGDQPQGLDHAEDAAEHEHMKAVLRNSLSGGGGDKDISAVPGLRTRIRSRPGRGGASLRSRTPAVEDPQVCGDDTADEIMERIVRSATQAPGSRPQPRERRRSRANRKSLRRTLKNGLTPEEAVALGLTDCGEPQM, from the exons CTTGATGACTGTGCCCTGCAGCTTTCCCATAATGGCACTTATCTGGATCTGGAGTCTTCCTTGGCAGAACAAAGGGACGAACTTGAAGGCTTCCAACAAGACGACACGGG GTCCAGAGGGAAAAAACACAGCGTTGTCTTACGAACCCAGCTGACTGTCCGCGTCCACGCTTGTATCG aaAAACTGTATAACTCCAGTGGACGAGACTTGAGGAGGGCGCTCTTCTCACTCAAGCAAATCTTTCAG GATGACAAAGACTTGGTCCATGAGTTTGTTATTGCTGAAGGTTTGACGTGTCTCATTAAAGTGGGTGCAGAAGCAGACCAGAATTATCAGAACTATATTTTAAGAG CACTGGGCCAAATCATGTTATATGTTGATGGGATGAATGGTGTCATTGGCCACAATGATACCATCGAGTGGCTTTACACACTTGTCGGATCGAAG TTCCGTCTGGTGGTAAAAACTGCAATGAAGTTATTACTGGTTTTTGTGGAGTACTCCGAATCCAATGCGCCACATCTTATAGACGCCATCGCCACGGTGGATTCAAAGAGAG GTTGCAAAGCCTGGTCCAGCGCCATGGAGATTCTCCAAGAGAAAGATGGTGTTGACACAGAACTACTAGTCTATGCTATGACCCTCATTAATAAG ACATTGGCGGCCTTACCCGACCAAGACTCCTTCTACGACATGGTGGACGGTCTAGAGGAGCAAGGAATGGAGACGGTAGCCCAGAGACACTTGGCTCGGAAAGGCACGGATCTAGACTTGGTTGAACAACTCAATATCTATGAG TCTACACTCCGACATGAAGATAGTGACGACGACGCCCAGCCTCCACCGACAGGGCGACGCGATCGTCGGCGGGCGAGTATCGGGAGCGGGGATAAACGTTGCGGTCTGGAGAGGAGGCGGAGCCGCAGGGCATCTCTGGGGCGATCCGGACAGGCGTCACCCTGCAGCCCTGCGTCCCCCCAGAGGGCGGGATTCCATCCTTTTGGTGGTCAGAGGGCTGAGGAGATGAGCGAGAG AGATGAGGAATATGAGGCTGGACTGGAAAAGGTACACGAAGAAGAAGATGAGCCTGCATTGACCGAGTCGGATTCCGATGAAAACGATGAGGCTTTTTTGTCTAGTCAGAGTAGCTCCAG CTCGGTTAGGCACCTTCCTTCCATCATTCAACGTACAATCCAGTCCATCACCATCACATCTAAACCCTTACACGATCCCGACCTTGGAAATTGGAAAGAAGCTCTGGGCAGCCCCCCAATGCCGacgtctcctcctcctcctcccatgCCATCCCCCCTCAGCCCTCCCTCACTTTTGGCAGCCTTATTGGCTAAAAAGAGGGTTACCAGCACAGTTCCAGCCACAAAAGAAATCAGCCCGCCATTACGCGGGAGCTCGCAACCCTCCCCCGAACGCCCGCTCTACACACCCCACTCGCCCTTCCACCTCTTCTCCTACGACATGGACGAAGAGACGTCTCCATCCAAAGCGTACGTGGAGGCAAATGATACGGCATCTGCAAG GAACGGAAGTTTCCCATCCTACTCATCTCACGGCACCCCCACTAGTCCAAG GCCTCCTCTGGGCGGTCTCCTATCTTCCTCATACCGACAACATCAGGAATCTTTGGCGGCTGAACGAGAACGGCGGCGCGTGGAGAGGGAAGAAAGGCTACAGAAGATTGAACGAGAGGAAAGGAACAAACACAG TCGAGGCTATGTGGATAAAATGGAAGAAGCCAGGATGGCACGGGAAGAGAG GTATAAAAATGTGGAGCGCCTAGCGGCCGAGGAGTACGAGAAGGAACGTGTCCCCCGTGGGCCGAGAACGCACCCCCCTGACCTGGAGCTGACCTTTGAACCCTCCGAAACGTGGTCGTCGTCGAGGCGTGGTAGTACCCCGTCCTCGACCGCCTCGCAAGAGGATTGCCAAGCCGATAACGAAGCCGAACCTACTTCTAGTCCTTGTGCCACTCCAGAAACTG GCGAAGCTGACGACTCCGGGGACGGCGTAGAGGCCGAGGAGAAGGAGGTTGAAGACAAGGAGCCCGAGGAGGAGCCTGAGGAGGAGAAGGGGGAAGCCGAGGAGGAGGTGGAAAGTGAGGAGGAAAGCGAGGTTCCGGCCAAGAAGGAGAACGAGGAGGTCGAGGAGGAAAGCGAGATTCCGGCGACGAATGAGCAGGAGGAGGCCGAGGAGGATAGCGGCATCCTTAGCGATAAGGAGCGACAGAACGAGGAGGTGAATGAGAAAGATAATTGCTCGGCTTCCAGTATCTCCTCGGCTAGCAGTACCCTGGAAAGAGAGGAGCGAGGAAGTGGCGAAAATGGTGAGTCGGgacctttaaaaaatgcaaggaAAACGCTGTCTATTTTTTAATGGTTCGCCCTCCATTTTTCAGCGCTCAAGGAAGGAGTAAACAAACCTTGCGGCAAACTTCTGGACAGCAAACTCTTCATGCTGGACATGTTGTACTCGCAAAATAAGAAGAGCCCCGAGGACGAGGATGAGGCGGAAATGGAGAAGGAGGaaagagaagaggaggaggaggaggagacgcGTAAGGATGCCGACGGACGACCCGGCGACGCTTCGCCCGATGACAACCGGGAGGAAAAATCGGAGCAGCGTGGCAGCATACGGCTATTCGCCGAGCGCTTCGGAAACCTAATCAAGGACATGGGTTGCCCTCACCCGCATTCGGACGGCCAATCCGGCGAGCCCTTGCCGGTTGGCCCTCCCAAAAAGGAATCGGACACCATCTGGGACCAACTCCTGGCCAGCCCGCGAGAGCTACGCATCGGCGACATCAACTTCACCGATTTGACGGAGGAGGATGACACGGACGTCCTGAACGGCCCCCTTGTGGGCAGCTGTGGCGATTTGCAGCCTCCTCCGCCACCTCCTCTTCCGCCATTCCCCTCCATGTCGCTGCCCGCCTTCCCCCCGCCACCCCCCGTGCTGGGCACTTGTCCTGTAGCTCCTCCCGTGATGCTaccgcctcctcctccgccgacGTTCAACCTCTTCatgccccctcctcctcccgaGCCACCGCTCTTCGGcaagaaaaagaagacaatCAGGTTATTCTGGAATGAG gtgcGCCCTGAATCGCCAAATAAAGACTACAAAAGAAGTCGAGATTCTGTCTGGTCGGAACTGGATTCGGTGAAATTAGATACAGCCAAACTGGAACATCTGTTTGAATCCAAGTCAAAAGAAATGCCTGTGACTAAG aaaacagcagcagacgGCAAACGACAAGAGGTCATCGTACTGGATTCCAAAAGAAGCAACGCCATCAACATCGGTCTAACCGTCCTACCTCCTCCTCGCACCATCAAGACGGcgatcctcaactttgacgaatACGCACTCAACAAGGAGGGCATCGAG AAAATCCTGACCATGATTCCCAccgaggaggagaagcagaagatccagGAGGCTCAATTGGCCAATCCTGACACGCCTCTTGGTTCGGCTGAACAGTTCTTGCTCACACTGTCCTCCATTAGCGAGCTATCTGCACGACTTCAGCTCTGGGCGTTTAAAATGGACTACGAAGCCACCGAGAAG GAAGTGGCTGAGCCACTGCAGGATCTAAAAGAAGGAATGGAACaattggagaaaaataaaactctCCGCTACATCCTTTCCACGCTGCTCGCCATCGGAAACTTCCTTAATGGGACCAAT GCCAAAGGTTTCGAGCTGACTTATCTACAGAAGGTACCCGAAGTGAAGGACACGGTCCACAAGCAATCTTTACTCCATCACGTCTGCTCCGTGGTGGTGGAGAACTTTCCTCAGAGCACGGATCTCTACTCGGAAATCGGCGCCATTACACGTTCCGCAAAG GTGGATTTCAACCTTCTACAGGAGAACCTAGGTCAGATGGAACGTCGCTGCAAAGCCTCATGGGACCACCTGAAGGTGATTGCCAAGCATGAGATGAAACCACTACTCAAGCAAAAGATGTCCGACTTCCTCAAAGACTGCGCCGAGCGAATCATCATCCTGGAGATTGTCCACCGCCGAATCATCAACAG GTTCCATTCCTTCCTGTTGTTTCTTGGCCATCCGTCGTACAGCGCCCGAGACGTCAGCGTCCACCGCTTCAGCAAAATCCTCAGTGAATTCGCCTTGGAGTATCGCACCACCCGAGACCGAGTCCTCCAACAGAAACAGAAACGCGCCGACCATCGCGAACGCAACAAGACGCGAGGGAAGATGATTTTAGACGTGTCTGTGAGTTGCCAGACCGACGCCAATTCGTCGCCACGTGGGGCTCAG TCTGATGATGAAGAGGAGAGCGAG AGTGGGCGATATGGTCCAAGCAGCGCTCCTAGCGGCTGCCATGGCGACCAACCCCAAGGTCTGGACCACGCCGAAGACGCCGCCGAACACGAACACATGAAAGCGGTGCTGAGAAACAGCCTgagtggtggcggcggcgacaAGGACATCAGCGCCGTCCCGGGGCTTCGGACACGCATTCGATCGCGGCCGGGACGAGGAg gtgccAGCCTGCGGTCGCGGACGCCAGCGGTGGAAGACCCTCAAGTGTGTGGAGACGACACGGCGGACGAAATCATGGAGCGCATCGTCAGGTCCGCCACGCAAGCCCCGGGAAGCAGACCCCAACCGCGAGAGAGGAGGAGGTCTCGAGCCAATCGGAAATCAT TGAGGCGGACCCTGAAGAACGGTTTGACCCCCGAGGAAGCGGTGGCCCTGGGTTTGACCGATTGTGGCGAGCCGCAAATGTAA
- the gstr gene encoding glutathione S-transferase rho, with protein sequence MAQEMTLYWGEGSTPCWRVMIALEEKGLSNYNSKCLSFMKMEHKSQAVMDINPRGQLPSFKFGDKAINESCAACMFLECKFKEQGNPLTPSCCDEKAKMLQRLFEANTLGQKLGDVIYYDWKVPEGERHESAKTRNREALRVELKLWEGYMEKETGPFIAGKSFSLADVVVFPSIAYAFHLGLCPKRFPKLAEYHNLVKERPSIQKTWFSSWKDKKDTFQDI encoded by the exons ATGGCTCAGGAAATGACTCTATATTGGGGTGAAGGCTCCACTCCTTGCTGGAGGGTGATGATCGCCCTGGAGGAGAAAGGTCTCAGCAACTATAACAGTAAATGTCTCTCCTTTATGAAGATGGAGCACAAATCCCAGGCCGTCATGGACATCAACCCCCGAGGACAA CTTCCCTCCTTTAAGTTTGGGGATAAGGCCATCAATGAGTCCTGTGCTGCCTGCATGTTCCTGGAG TGTAAATTCAAGGAGCAGGGAAACCCGTTGACCCCAAGCTGCTGTGACGAAAAGGCCAAGATGTTGCAGCGCCTTTTTGAGGCGAACACACTTGGCCAGAAGCTTG GTGATGTCATCTATTACGACTGGAAAGTTCCAGAAGGGGAGAGGCACGAGTCTGCAAAAACTAGGAACAGAGAGGCTTTGCGTGTCGAGCTCAAATTGTGGGAAGGATACATGGAGAAG GAGACTGGACCTTTTATTGCTGGGAAGAGCTTTTCTTTGGCTGATGTGGTGGTTTTTCCATCCATTGCGTATGCTTTCCATCTGGG GTTGTGTCCAAAGCGTTTCCCGAAACTGGCTGAATATCACAATCTGGTGAAGGAAAGGCCCAGCATTCAAAAAACCTGGTTTTCTTCctggaaagacaaaaaagacACTTTCCAAGACATCTAA
- the LOC144214967 gene encoding coagulation factor XI-like, giving the protein MEVYFILLSLLTLISLSSQECKRELLQDVDFPGSDIKFEYSPDAQHCQLLCTQFPTCHFFTFIRPDWTEDQRHFYCYLKYAYWGEPNSQVPLLGVTSGYSLKPCSPDPQPCLDSVYQNVDFHGADYRTLFTADHQECQRICSKDPFCQFFTFIQPKFTSEKYRYKCHLKFSWTLPRTLNVNRKNGMISGFSQSGQFSQPSDTGKVPVCSTQLFPNAEIVGEAFTTQSTGTPEQCLAMCSAHPQCTFFSFQSSDFKCLLKENRNEMNLMAKNGVTSGISTHYCQQDTKWTTIPLEGIDFYGSDIRYVMMDDAEMCQNTCTDNHLCQFYTYINPNFEDPAGRRQCYLKRINIMPAPPKVSKLANVISGFSMRNCI; this is encoded by the exons ATGGAGGTGTATTTCATCCTATTGAGTCTCCTTACCCTGATTAGTCTTTCAAGCCAAG AATGTAAACGGGAGTTGTTGCAGGATGTTGACTTCCCAGGATCGGACATCAAATTTGAGTACTCTCCTGATGCGCAACACTGTCAGCTATTGTGCACACAGTTCCCGACGTGTCACTTCTTTACATTTATACGCCCTGACTGGACTGAGGATCAAAG GCATTTCTACTGCTACCTCAAGTATGCATATTGGGGAGAACCCAATAGCCAGGTCCCTCTCCTTGGCGTCACCTCTGGATATTCCCTCAAACCTTGCAGCCCCGACCCAC AACCTTGTCTGGACAGCGTGTACCAAAATGTGGACTTTCACGGAGCGGACTATCGGACCTTGTTCACAGCAGACCACCAGGAGTGTCAGCGAATCTGCTCTAAAGACCCCTTTTGCCAGTTTTTCACATTTATCCAGCCTAAATTCACATCTGAGAAGTACAG GTATAAATGCCACCTGAAATTCAGCTGGACTTTGCCAAGGACCTTGAATGTCAACCGTAAAAATGGCATGATTTCTGGCTTCTCGCAAAGTGGTCAGTTCAGTCAGCCCTCTGACACaggtaaag TTCCAGTATGCTCGACCCAGCTTTTTCCAAACGCTGAAATTGTGGGAGAGGCCTTCACAACACAATCTACTGGCACGCCAGAGCAATGTTTGGCAATGTGTTCCGCTCATCCGCAATGTACTTTCTTCTCCTTCCAGAG CAGTGACTTTAAATGTCTCCTGAAAGAGAACCGAAATGAAATGAACCTCATGGCCAAAAATGGTGTCACTTCTGGGATATCAACGCACTATTGTCAACAAGATACTA agtggACAACGATACCCCTGGAGGGAATCGATTTCTATGGTTCGGACATTCGCTACGTAATGATGGATGACGCCGAGATGTGCCAAAATACGTGTACTGATAATCATCTTTGTCAGTTTTACACTTATATCAATCCAAACTTCGAGGATCCTGCTGGCCG GCGCCAATGCTACCTCAAGCGCATCAACATCATGCCAGCTCCTCCCAAAGTTTCCAAATTGGCCAATGTGATATCTGGCTTCTCTATGAGGAACTGCATTTAA
- the LOC144214969 gene encoding coagulation factor XI-like isoform X1: MEVYFILLSLLTLTRLSSSQECKRDLLQNIDFPGTDIKFEYSPDVQHCQQLCTQFPSCLFFTFIRADWTKDQRHFYCYLKSTSSGQPNSQVPLLGVTSGYSLKPCSTDLQPCLARVYQNVDFYGADYRTLFTADHQECQRMCSKDPFCQFFTFIQADYTSEKYRYKCHLKFSWNLPRTLNVNRKTGLVSGFSHSAQFSPYSDTVCSTKLFPNAEIVGGAFMTQPSGTPEQCLAMCSAHPQCTYFSFQSSDLKCLLKDNRNSLEFTAKNGVTSGIATHHCQQDNNWAKTPLEGIDFQGSDIRFELMDDAETCQKTCTIDQHCQFYTYVNQNFETASYRRRCYLKRTTIMPAPPKVSKLANVISGFSMRNCI, translated from the exons ATGGAGGTGTATTTCATCCTATTGAGTCTCCTTACCCTGACTCGGCTCTCCTCAAGCCAAG AATGTAAACGGGACTTGTTGCAGAATATTGACTTCCCAGGAACGGATATCAAATTTGAGTACTCTCCAGACGTGCAACACTGTCAGCAATTGTGCACACAGTTCCCGTCATGTCTCTTCTTTACATTTATAAGGGCTGACTGGACTAAGGATCAGAG GCATTTCTACTGCTACCTGAAGTCTACGTCTTCAGGACAACCCAATAGCCAGGTCCCTCTCCTTGGCGTCACCTCTGGATATTCCCTCAAACCTTGCAGCACCGACCTAC AACCTTGTTTGGCCCGCGTGTACCAAAATGTGGACTTTTACGGAGCGGACTATCGGACCTTGTTCACAGCAGACCACCAGGAGTGTCAGCGAATGTGCTCTAAAGACCCCTTTTGCCAGTTTTTCACATTTATCCAGGCTGATTACACATCTGAGAAGTACAG GTATAAATGCCACCTGAAATTCAGCTGGAATTTGCCAAGGACTTTGAATGTCAACCGGAAAACTGGTTTGGTTTCTGGCTTCTCGCACAGTGCTCAGTTTAGTCCGTACTCTGACACAG TATGCTCCACCAAGCTTTTTCCAAACGCTGAAATTGTGGGCGGGGCCTTCATGACACAACCTTCTGGTACGCCAGAGCAATGTTTGGCAATGTGTTCCGCTCATCCACAATGTACCTACTTCTCCTTCCAGAG CAGTGACTTGAAATGTCTCTTAAAAGATAACCGAAACAGCCTGGAGTTCACGGCCAAAAATGGTGTCACTTCTGGGATAGCAACACACCATTGTCAACAAGATAATA ACTGGGCAAAAACACCTCTGGAGGGAATCGATTTCCAAGGTTCGGATATTCGCTTCGAACTGATGGATGACGCCGAAACATGCCAAAAGACGTGTACTATTGATCAACATTGTCAGTTCTACACTTATGTCAATCAGAACTTCGAAACTGCTTCTTACCG ACGCCGTTGCTACCTCAAGCGCACCACCATCATGCCAGCTCCTCCCAAAGTTTCCAAATTGGCTAATGTGATATCTGGGTTCTCTATGAGGAACTGTATTTAA
- the LOC144214969 gene encoding coagulation factor XI-like isoform X2, translating into MEVYFILLSLLTLTRLSSSQECKRDLLQNIDFPGTDIKFEYSPDVQHCQQLCTQFPSCLFFTFIRADWTKDQRHFYCYLKSTSSGQPNSQVPLLGVTSGYSLKPCSTDLQPCLARVYQNVDFYGADYRTLFTADHQECQRMCSKDPFCQFFTFIQADYTSEKYRYKCHLKFSWNLPRTLNVNRKTGLVSGFSHSAQFSPYSDTVCSTKLFPNAEIVGGAFMTQPSGTPEQCLAMCSAHPQCTYFSFQSDLKCLLKDNRNSLEFTAKNGVTSGIATHHCQQDNNWAKTPLEGIDFQGSDIRFELMDDAETCQKTCTIDQHCQFYTYVNQNFETASYRRRCYLKRTTIMPAPPKVSKLANVISGFSMRNCI; encoded by the exons ATGGAGGTGTATTTCATCCTATTGAGTCTCCTTACCCTGACTCGGCTCTCCTCAAGCCAAG AATGTAAACGGGACTTGTTGCAGAATATTGACTTCCCAGGAACGGATATCAAATTTGAGTACTCTCCAGACGTGCAACACTGTCAGCAATTGTGCACACAGTTCCCGTCATGTCTCTTCTTTACATTTATAAGGGCTGACTGGACTAAGGATCAGAG GCATTTCTACTGCTACCTGAAGTCTACGTCTTCAGGACAACCCAATAGCCAGGTCCCTCTCCTTGGCGTCACCTCTGGATATTCCCTCAAACCTTGCAGCACCGACCTAC AACCTTGTTTGGCCCGCGTGTACCAAAATGTGGACTTTTACGGAGCGGACTATCGGACCTTGTTCACAGCAGACCACCAGGAGTGTCAGCGAATGTGCTCTAAAGACCCCTTTTGCCAGTTTTTCACATTTATCCAGGCTGATTACACATCTGAGAAGTACAG GTATAAATGCCACCTGAAATTCAGCTGGAATTTGCCAAGGACTTTGAATGTCAACCGGAAAACTGGTTTGGTTTCTGGCTTCTCGCACAGTGCTCAGTTTAGTCCGTACTCTGACACAG TATGCTCCACCAAGCTTTTTCCAAACGCTGAAATTGTGGGCGGGGCCTTCATGACACAACCTTCTGGTACGCCAGAGCAATGTTTGGCAATGTGTTCCGCTCATCCACAATGTACCTACTTCTCCTTCCAGAG TGACTTGAAATGTCTCTTAAAAGATAACCGAAACAGCCTGGAGTTCACGGCCAAAAATGGTGTCACTTCTGGGATAGCAACACACCATTGTCAACAAGATAATA ACTGGGCAAAAACACCTCTGGAGGGAATCGATTTCCAAGGTTCGGATATTCGCTTCGAACTGATGGATGACGCCGAAACATGCCAAAAGACGTGTACTATTGATCAACATTGTCAGTTCTACACTTATGTCAATCAGAACTTCGAAACTGCTTCTTACCG ACGCCGTTGCTACCTCAAGCGCACCACCATCATGCCAGCTCCTCCCAAAGTTTCCAAATTGGCTAATGTGATATCTGGGTTCTCTATGAGGAACTGTATTTAA
- the heyl gene encoding hairy/enhancer-of-split related with YRPW motif-like protein, which yields MKRPHDYSSESDTDELIDVGQEDGYGPVTGSMSPGSASQILARKKRRGVIEKRRRDRINHSLSELRRLVPSAFEKQGSSKLEKAEILQMTVDHLKLLHAMGGKGYFDARALAVDYRTLGFRECVGEVVRYLSSLEGESPDPIGARLVTHLSHCASDLDPMALQSPPTSTLPFPPWPWMSFPQMAGSLPASATLPFPGGRRDLALMGNYPPAAALRLAPLGGCQRGAPPLLAPVTMATIHRLPSPAASPSSGPARPTPASPRSGSRNSPIAAPPSSSPTAAPPLVSFRPFAPLGSSTIQRRGLGASGKSGQGWATEIGAF from the exons ATGAAGAGACCCCACGATTACAGCTCGGAGTCGGACACGGATGAGCTGATCGATGTGGGGCAGGAGGACGGATACGG CCCAGTTACGGGGTCCATGTCCCCTGGCAGTGCGTCACAGATTCTGGCAAGGAAGAAGAGAAGAGGG GTCATTGAGAAGAGGCGGAGGGACCGGATTAATCACAGTTTGTCAGAATTAAGGAGGCTGGTGCCAAGTGCTTTTGAAAAACAG GGCTCCTCCAAATTGGAAAAAGCAGAAATTCTGCAAATGACCGTGGACCACCTCAAACTTTTGCACGCTATGGGTGGGAAAG GTTATTTTGACGCAAGAGCTCTAGCTGTGGACTACAGAACTCTAGGCTTCAGGGAGTGCGTCGGAGAGGTGGTCCGGTACCTCAGTTCCCTGGAAGGAGAGTCTCCAGACCCGATCGGAGCCCGCCTGGTCACCCATCTCTCCCACTGCGCCAGCGACCTGGACCCCATGGCTCTGCAGTCCCCCCCAACTTCCACTTTACCGTTCCCCCCTTGGCCCTGGATGTCTTTCCCCCAGATGGCAGGCTCCCTGCCTGCCTCCGCTACGCTACCCTTCCCCGGTGGACGGAGAGATCTGGCCTTGATGGGGAACTATCCCCCAGCCGCCGCCTTGCGCCTTGCACCACTGGGCGGCTGCCAACGAGGGGCGCCTCCTCTCCTCGCCCCCGTCACCATGGCGACCATCCACAGGCTGCCTTCCCCCGCGGCGTCACCATCCTCTGGTCCAGCTAGGCCGACACCGGCGTCCCCTCGCAGCGGCTCTCGGAACTCACCTATCGCCGCTCCACCGTCTTCTTCCCCAACGGCAGCCCCGCCTCTCGTCTCTTTCCGACCATTTGCACCTCTGGGGTCTTCCACGATCCAGCGGAGGGGCTTGGGGGCATCAGGAAAGTCGGGCCAAGGATGGGCGACTGAAATTGGAGCTTTTTga